In a single window of the Rhopalosiphum padi isolate XX-2018 chromosome 1, ASM2088224v1, whole genome shotgun sequence genome:
- the LOC132931622 gene encoding B-cell CLL/lymphoma 7 protein family member A produces the protein MMSRSVRAETRSRAKDDIKRVMQVVDKVRRWEKKWVTIGETTMKIYKWVPIISNEQKKKSKEHSHSNKENILGKRPIEATHSNFSIADDSNTSFSVSDSHSQEPTEFATQLGFSEDSNSQNSEPPPAKQMKTE, from the exons ATGATGTCTCGGTCAGTGCGTGCGGAGACCAGAAGCAGAGCCAAAGATGACATTAAAAGAGTCATGCAAGTCGTGGACAAGGTCCGCCGGTG GGAAAAGAAATGGGTAACAATCGGAGAGACTACcatgaaaatatacaaatggGTACCCATAATATCCAACGAACAG aagaAAAAGTCTAAAGAACATTCTCACTCGAACAAAGAGAACATATTGGGCAAAAGACCAATTGAGGCTACACACTCAAACTTCTCTATTGCTGACGACTCAAATACCT cattttCTGTCAGTGATTCCCATTCTCAAGAACCAACCGAATTTGCCACCCAGTTGGGTTTTTCGGAAGATTCCAACTCACAGAACAGTGAACCACCACCAGCTAAACAAATGAAAACTGAATAA
- the LOC132931621 gene encoding RNA polymerase I-specific transcription initiation factor RRN3-like, with the protein MSSFRAPKSTDYNLNNSISSPSILKKCGKQTINNVPGRRVCFDLFKNLKLLLINYDSNNKNDLIEYNNLICDIRDLATEINDNELIKLLKDARNCVNILNENLTLFVKVILILKWMNRSDDVVKEYRLFLLNVCTAYSYHTQFAIEQLVACFSHVDGTTCDRVNCMPSQEEERGFLNVHVTLEALLKAIPLAKDLLISALKKKFPYKTNSSYSHLHYIHNLLYIVEYEPNLRKNILSLIINKLVEIDVHIPKNELDRLESNINIDIEDIFSMDVDDGGCIKVDPNKVEEEHFSDTLDICLKRIFIYMKTVCHNSNGSLLWDSTKLFYHDLLSIFESEILPTYNSSHIQYVIYYFLSFKITLAENFSNWLLKKCCDVSSPSTLRQAAAGYLASFLCRAPFITNNVLKNMLFEISTWCNKYINSVDKSVRVVDEELLRWHAVFYSMCQALFYIISFRHQDLMDNKRNLRFMENLNLSNIVTCRLSPLRLCCSKVVDRFAYITKMYQLTYCYVVMDGHIRVTDQSIKDEWLYSYFPFDPYVLPRSKNMIIPDLYRDIDSIKSCQKEERYVDKIPSSLPENMDISPSMVLSPSPARTDWLGQFAYGNNTQILF; encoded by the exons ATGTCATCATTCCGGGCTCCAAAAAGTACTGATTACAACTTGAATAATTCTATAAGCTCACcatctattttaaaaaaatgtggaaagcaaacaataaataatgtacctGGTCGAAGAGTGTGTTttgatttattcaaaaacttgaaattattgCTCATCAACTATGACAGCAATAACAAAAATGATCTAATAgagtataacaatttaatttgtgaCATTAGAGACTTGGCTACCGAAATTAAT gatAATGAACTTATCAAGTTATTAAAAGATGCCAGGAATTGTGTGAATattctaaatgaaaatcttaCACTTTTTGTAAAAGTTATATTg attttaaaatggaTGAATAGAAGTGATGATGTAGTCAAGGAATAtcgattatttttacttaatgttTGTACTGCATACAGTTATCATACACAATTTGCAATAGAACAGCTCGTGGCATGTTTTTCTCATG TGGACGGCACTACTTGTGATCGTGTAAATTGTATGCCATCTCAAGAAGAAGAAAGAGGATTTCTAAATGTCCATGTGACTCTTGAAGCTCTTTTGAAAGCCATTCCGTT agcaaaagatttattaatatcagctcttaaaaaaaagtttccaTACAAGACAAACAGTTCTTACTCCCACCTTCATTACATACACAATTTACTTTACATTGTTGAATATGAACCAaacttaagaaaaaatattctcaGCCTCATTATTAACAA attAGTAGAAATTGATGTTCATATACCCAAAAACGAACTAGACAGATtagaatcaaatattaatattgatattgaagACATATTCTCAATGGATGTGGATGATGGAGGGTGCATTAAAGTTGATCCTAATAAAGTCGAAGAGGAACATTTTTCAGATACATTGGATATTTGtcttaaaagaatatttatttatatgaaaactgTTTGTCATAACTCTAATGGTAGtttatt atGGGATAGTACTAAATTGTTTTATCATGATTTGTTATCAATATTTGAAAGTGAAATTCTACCAACGTATAACAGTAGTCATATTCAATATGTAATTTACTATTttcttagttttaaaattactcTAGCagaaaattttagtaattggttattaaaaaaatgttgcgaTGTATCATCTCCATCTACTTTACGACAGGCAGCAGCTGGTTATTTAGCTAGTTTTCTATGCAGAGCaccatttattacaaataa tgtgCTGAAGAATATGCTTTTTGAAATCTCCACAtggtgtaataaatatataaatagtgtaGATAAATCTGTTAGAGTAGTAGATGAAGAATTATTAAGATGGCATGCAGTATTTTATTCAATGTGTCAAgcattattctatataatttctTTCAGACATCAAGATTTAATGGATAATAAACGAA ATCTTAGGTTtatggaaaatttaaatttgtctaaTATAGTGACATGCAGATTAAGCCCATTGCGTCTATGTTGTTCAAAAGTAGTTGATCGTTTTGCATATATTACCAAAATGTATCAATTAACTTATTGCTATGTGGTAATGGATGGTCATATTAGAGTCACTGATCAGTCAATCAAGGATGAATGGTTATACTCTTACTTTCCATTTGATCCATATGTTCTTCCTCG atcaaAGAATATGATTATACCAGATTTATACAGAGATATCGATAGTATAAAAAGTTGCCAAAAAGAAGAAAGATATGTCGACAAAATTCCTTCATCACTTCCAGAAAACATGGACATAAGTCCTAGTATGGTATTATCTCCTTCACCTGCAAGAACGGATTGGTTAGGACAGTTTGCATATGGAAATAACAcacaaatattgttttga
- the LOC132932284 gene encoding RNA polymerase I-specific transcription initiation factor RRN3-like isoform X2: MVHKQDAELVTLLKDARNCVNILNENLTLFVKVILILKWMNRSDEVVNEYRGFLLDVCTAHNYHTKFAIEQLVTCFSHVDSTVFDRVNGMPSEEEERGFKNVHMTLEALLKVIPLAKDLLMTALKKKFPYKKSSVESHLHYIHNLLFVTEYEKSLRKQILSLIVSKLVEIDVHIPREELDRLGSNVNIEIEDIFPMDVDGEYMQVDPDKLEAESFSHILDVCLRRLFMYMNTACHDPNGDLLWNDTKSLYHDLLSVFESEILPTYNSSHIQYVIYYFISFKTTLAENFSNWLWKKCCDVSSPSTIRQAAAGYLASFLCRAPFVLNSVLKNILFEMSTWCNNYINRVDKSVKVVNEDLLRWHAVFYSMCQSLFYIISFRHHDLMDSKRNLKFMENLNLSKIVTCRLSPLRLCCSTVVNRFAHITKTYQLTYCYVVMDGHIRITDQSIKDEWLYSFFPFDLYVLPRSKDVIMSDLYRHFDDDINKHTNDDEEDKESSLLIDTMDISPSMLSTSSPAKTDWLGQLVNQHR; encoded by the exons ATGGTGCATAAACAG gaTGCTGAACTTGTTACGCTATTGAAAGATGCAAGAAATtgtgtgaatattttaaatgaaaatcttaCACTTTTTGTTAAAGTCATATTG attttaaaatggaTGAATAGAAGTGATGAAGTTGTAAATGAATACCGAGGATTTCTTCTTGATGTTTGTACTGCCCACAACTATCATACAAAATTTGCAATAGAACAACTTGTTACATGTTTTTCTCATG TGGACAGTACTGTTTTTGATCGTGTCAATGGTATGCCTAGTGAAGAAGAAGAAAGaggatttaaaaatgttcacatGACTCTTGAAGCACTTTTAAAAGTCATTCCatt AGCAAAAGATTTATTAATGACAGctcttaaaaaaaagtttcctTACAAAAAAAGCAGTGTCGAATCTCATCTGCATTAtattcacaatttattatttgtaactgAGTATGAAAAATCTTTAAGAAAACAAATCCTTAGTCTTATTGTTAGCAA GCTAGTAGAAATTGATGTTCACATACCCAGAGAAGAATTAGATAGACTTGGATcaaatgtaaatattgaaatagaaGACATTTTCCCTATGGATGTTGATGGAGAATATATGCAGGTAGATCCTGATAAATTAGAAGCAGAAAGTTTTTCACATATACTAGATGTTTGCCTTAGGAGGCTATTTATGTATATGAATACTGCATGTCATGATCCTAATGGTGATTTATT gtgGAATGATACTAAATCATTATACCATGACTTGTTGTCAGTATTTGAAAGTGAAATTCTTCCAACGTATAACAGTAGTCATATTCAATAcgtaatttactattttattagttttaaaacaacaCTAGCAGAAAATTTTAGCAATTGGCTGTGGAAAAAATGTTGTGATGTGTCATCACCATCAACTATACGACAAGCTGCAGCTGGTTATTTAGCTAGTTTTCTTTGCAGAGCACCATTCgtattaaatag tgTTTTAAAGAATATTCTTTTTGAAATGTCTACATggtgtaataattatatcaatagagTAGATAAATCAGTTAAAGTAGTAAATGAAGATTTGTTAAGATGGCATGCAGTATTTTATTCAATGTGCCAATCATTATTCTACATTATTTCTTTCAGGCATCATGATCTGATGGATAGCAAACGAA ATCTAAAATTTATGGAAAATTTAAATCTTTCTAAAATAGTCACATGTAGATTAAGCCCATTACGTTTATGTTGTTCAACAGTAGTCAATCGTTTTGCACATATTACTAAAACTTATCAGTTAACATATTGTTATGTGGTTATGGATGGTCACATAAGAATCACTGACCAATCTATCAAAGATGAATGGTTATATTCTTTCTTTCCATTCGATTTGTATGTTCTTCCCAG gtcaaAAGATGTTATAATGTCTGATTTATATAGACATTTTGATgatgatataaataaacatactaaTGATGATGAGGAAGACAAAGAATCATCATTGCTTATTGATACCATGGATATCAGTCCAAGTATGTTATCTACAAGCTCACCAGCAAAAACTGATTGGCTTGGACAACTAGTTAATCAACATCGATAA
- the LOC132932284 gene encoding RNA polymerase I-specific transcription initiation factor RRN3-like isoform X1 — translation MSSYRTTKSGTHNLRPPSTSTPTILKKRNTQLNNVPKQKVQINLVDNLKALLISFDQNNDKEKLKYNNLICDIRDAGIEIKDAELVTLLKDARNCVNILNENLTLFVKVILILKWMNRSDEVVNEYRGFLLDVCTAHNYHTKFAIEQLVTCFSHVDSTVFDRVNGMPSEEEERGFKNVHMTLEALLKVIPLAKDLLMTALKKKFPYKKSSVESHLHYIHNLLFVTEYEKSLRKQILSLIVSKLVEIDVHIPREELDRLGSNVNIEIEDIFPMDVDGEYMQVDPDKLEAESFSHILDVCLRRLFMYMNTACHDPNGDLLWNDTKSLYHDLLSVFESEILPTYNSSHIQYVIYYFISFKTTLAENFSNWLWKKCCDVSSPSTIRQAAAGYLASFLCRAPFVLNSVLKNILFEMSTWCNNYINRVDKSVKVVNEDLLRWHAVFYSMCQSLFYIISFRHHDLMDSKRNLKFMENLNLSKIVTCRLSPLRLCCSTVVNRFAHITKTYQLTYCYVVMDGHIRITDQSIKDEWLYSFFPFDLYVLPRSKDVIMSDLYRHFDDDINKHTNDDEEDKESSLLIDTMDISPSMLSTSSPAKTDWLGQLVNQHR, via the exons ATGTCATCATATCGTACTACTAAAAGTGGTACACACAATTTACGGCCACCGAGCACAAGTACACctacaatattgaaaaaacgTAACACACAGTTGAATAATGTACCAAAACAAAAAGTACAAATCAATCTTGTTGACAACCTGAAAGCATTGCTTATTAGTTTTgatcaaaataatgataaagaaaaacttaaatacaataatctTATATGTGATATCAGAGATGCTGGTATTGAAATAAag gaTGCTGAACTTGTTACGCTATTGAAAGATGCAAGAAATtgtgtgaatattttaaatgaaaatcttaCACTTTTTGTTAAAGTCATATTG attttaaaatggaTGAATAGAAGTGATGAAGTTGTAAATGAATACCGAGGATTTCTTCTTGATGTTTGTACTGCCCACAACTATCATACAAAATTTGCAATAGAACAACTTGTTACATGTTTTTCTCATG TGGACAGTACTGTTTTTGATCGTGTCAATGGTATGCCTAGTGAAGAAGAAGAAAGaggatttaaaaatgttcacatGACTCTTGAAGCACTTTTAAAAGTCATTCCatt AGCAAAAGATTTATTAATGACAGctcttaaaaaaaagtttcctTACAAAAAAAGCAGTGTCGAATCTCATCTGCATTAtattcacaatttattatttgtaactgAGTATGAAAAATCTTTAAGAAAACAAATCCTTAGTCTTATTGTTAGCAA GCTAGTAGAAATTGATGTTCACATACCCAGAGAAGAATTAGATAGACTTGGATcaaatgtaaatattgaaatagaaGACATTTTCCCTATGGATGTTGATGGAGAATATATGCAGGTAGATCCTGATAAATTAGAAGCAGAAAGTTTTTCACATATACTAGATGTTTGCCTTAGGAGGCTATTTATGTATATGAATACTGCATGTCATGATCCTAATGGTGATTTATT gtgGAATGATACTAAATCATTATACCATGACTTGTTGTCAGTATTTGAAAGTGAAATTCTTCCAACGTATAACAGTAGTCATATTCAATAcgtaatttactattttattagttttaaaacaacaCTAGCAGAAAATTTTAGCAATTGGCTGTGGAAAAAATGTTGTGATGTGTCATCACCATCAACTATACGACAAGCTGCAGCTGGTTATTTAGCTAGTTTTCTTTGCAGAGCACCATTCgtattaaatag tgTTTTAAAGAATATTCTTTTTGAAATGTCTACATggtgtaataattatatcaatagagTAGATAAATCAGTTAAAGTAGTAAATGAAGATTTGTTAAGATGGCATGCAGTATTTTATTCAATGTGCCAATCATTATTCTACATTATTTCTTTCAGGCATCATGATCTGATGGATAGCAAACGAA ATCTAAAATTTATGGAAAATTTAAATCTTTCTAAAATAGTCACATGTAGATTAAGCCCATTACGTTTATGTTGTTCAACAGTAGTCAATCGTTTTGCACATATTACTAAAACTTATCAGTTAACATATTGTTATGTGGTTATGGATGGTCACATAAGAATCACTGACCAATCTATCAAAGATGAATGGTTATATTCTTTCTTTCCATTCGATTTGTATGTTCTTCCCAG gtcaaAAGATGTTATAATGTCTGATTTATATAGACATTTTGATgatgatataaataaacatactaaTGATGATGAGGAAGACAAAGAATCATCATTGCTTATTGATACCATGGATATCAGTCCAAGTATGTTATCTACAAGCTCACCAGCAAAAACTGATTGGCTTGGACAACTAGTTAATCAACATCGATAA